In Flavobacterium sp. CS20, a single window of DNA contains:
- a CDS encoding TIGR00366 family protein, with protein MKNSKTIEDYFKRFFPSPFSIAVILTFVVMVWASLSMTSGSASQNFIQVLSYWENGIWNQSMLVFAYQMMLILVLGHILVLSQPMQKLLDVLTAPINSTVKALVVVTVSTMFMAFLNWGLGLIFGAILVRKIGESSAKKGFKLNYPLLGLAGYIGLMVWHGGLSGSAPLKVAESGHLASLSQLVVPDFIATSDTILSVENLFIFGLLLVLMPVLFLVLNKRSKSIISFNYSSSKTKSKPDQDDIIKFEKSRW; from the coding sequence TTGAAAAACTCAAAAACGATAGAAGATTATTTTAAACGCTTTTTCCCGTCGCCGTTTAGTATTGCTGTGATATTGACCTTTGTGGTCATGGTGTGGGCAAGTTTGAGTATGACTTCGGGTAGCGCTTCTCAAAATTTTATACAAGTATTGAGTTATTGGGAAAACGGCATTTGGAACCAAAGTATGTTGGTGTTTGCCTATCAAATGATGTTGATTTTGGTTTTGGGACATATTTTAGTGCTTAGTCAACCTATGCAAAAGTTACTCGATGTCCTTACCGCACCAATAAATTCAACGGTCAAAGCTTTAGTTGTTGTTACGGTTTCTACCATGTTTATGGCGTTTTTAAATTGGGGTTTAGGCTTGATTTTTGGAGCGATTTTGGTTCGTAAAATCGGTGAATCTTCTGCAAAAAAAGGCTTTAAACTCAATTATCCTTTACTCGGTCTTGCGGGCTATATCGGTCTTATGGTTTGGCACGGTGGTTTAAGCGGTTCAGCACCTTTAAAAGTTGCAGAAAGCGGACATTTGGCGAGTTTAAGTCAATTGGTAGTGCCTGACTTTATAGCCACTAGCGATACCATTTTAAGTGTTGAAAATCTTTTCATTTTTGGATTATTGCTTGTGCTTATGCCGGTGTTGTTTTTGGTTTTAAATAAAAGATCTAAATCCATTATAAGCTTTAATTATTCTTCATCTAAAACTAAATCAAAACCCGATCAAGACGATATCATCAAGTTTGAAAAAAGCCGTTGGTAA
- a CDS encoding putative porin, with translation MKYLFFFIGFICITSTMAQVRELRRADSGNRNMNRNVEDAQSVKETKERPPIDQYKIITSKNDTIIADTSLTIQKVYKYNYLRKDDFELLPFHNIGQTYNSLGYSFDKVHLRPQFGAQARRFYYLEAEDINYFYVPTPYTDLYFKTTFEQGQNLDASFTSNFTKRFNFYIAYKGLRSLGKYRHSATSNGHFRIGVAYSTKNDRYYLKTHFTSQDFTVEENGGLTSTARQQFVNGDSEFDNRPSLDVQFQDAENKFVGRRFYVDHFYKLRKGNDSTQNGQIKLKHQLFFKDKTFRYTQTQASDLFGSALETQNLNTEVQFQDVTNTLGLSYQINPLGVFGFNVSHSNYNYGYQSVFVGDQGVVPNRLKGDILVAGGSYSGEIGAFKLQGDVQYNFSGDFDGNYIKTQADYQFSKDLKATARLNINSHAPNYNKLLHQSDYKNYNWFNDFDNVKTQYLQAEINSEKFGKLDASITQIQDYAYFGFIDNPDTNAVADSLVRPFQSDTDVRYLKLKFEKTLRYGKFSLANTIMYQNVLDGEDVFRVPDFVTRQSLFYTDRWFKKALFLQTGFNFKYFTGYNANAYDPVLSEFVVQNFEELDDFFTVDFFFNMKVRQARIYLKYENLTTLFETNTSFSAPYYPYRDAVIRFGLVWNFFL, from the coding sequence ATGAAATATCTTTTCTTTTTTATTGGTTTTATATGTATTACAAGCACAATGGCTCAAGTCAGAGAGCTGAGACGAGCCGATTCAGGAAATCGTAATATGAACAGAAATGTTGAAGATGCTCAATCTGTCAAAGAAACCAAAGAGCGTCCGCCAATAGATCAATACAAAATTATCACTTCAAAAAATGATACCATTATAGCGGATACGAGTTTAACTATTCAAAAGGTATACAAATACAATTATTTACGCAAAGATGATTTTGAACTTTTGCCGTTTCACAATATTGGGCAAACCTACAATAGCTTAGGCTATTCGTTTGATAAAGTTCATCTCAGACCGCAATTTGGTGCTCAAGCGCGTCGATTTTATTATTTGGAAGCTGAAGATATCAATTACTTTTACGTGCCAACGCCTTATACTGACTTGTATTTTAAAACCACTTTTGAACAAGGTCAAAATTTGGACGCGTCTTTTACCAGTAATTTTACCAAGCGATTTAACTTTTATATCGCCTATAAAGGTTTAAGGTCTTTAGGAAAATATCGACATTCAGCAACTTCCAATGGGCATTTCAGAATTGGTGTGGCTTATAGCACAAAAAACGACCGTTATTATTTAAAAACCCATTTTACATCTCAAGATTTTACAGTTGAAGAAAACGGTGGTCTCACATCTACAGCAAGACAGCAATTTGTTAATGGTGATTCTGAATTTGATAATCGACCATCTTTAGACGTGCAATTTCAAGATGCTGAAAATAAGTTTGTTGGCCGACGGTTTTACGTCGATCACTTTTATAAACTCAGAAAAGGGAATGATTCAACACAAAATGGTCAAATCAAATTGAAACATCAGCTTTTTTTTAAGGATAAAACCTTTAGATATACCCAAACCCAAGCTTCAGATTTATTTGGATCAGCTTTAGAAACTCAAAACTTAAATACAGAAGTACAGTTTCAAGATGTTACTAATACTTTAGGCTTGAGTTATCAAATTAATCCATTAGGTGTTTTTGGGTTTAATGTTTCGCACAGCAATTACAATTATGGCTATCAATCTGTGTTTGTAGGCGATCAAGGCGTTGTTCCAAACCGTCTAAAAGGTGATATTTTAGTCGCTGGCGGATCTTATTCTGGTGAAATAGGAGCATTTAAACTTCAAGGCGATGTCCAATATAATTTCTCTGGCGATTTTGACGGTAACTATATCAAAACCCAAGCTGATTATCAATTTTCAAAAGATTTGAAAGCTACGGCACGTTTGAATATCAACTCACATGCACCAAACTACAATAAACTTTTGCATCAAAGCGATTATAAAAATTACAATTGGTTTAATGATTTTGACAATGTCAAAACCCAATATTTACAGGCGGAAATAAATTCAGAAAAATTTGGTAAACTCGATGCGTCTATCACACAAATTCAAGATTATGCTTATTTTGGTTTTATAGATAATCCCGATACAAATGCCGTCGCCGATTCTTTGGTCAGACCATTTCAATCTGACACAGATGTGAGATATTTGAAATTAAAATTCGAAAAAACCTTGAGATATGGCAAGTTTTCTTTGGCAAATACTATAATGTATCAAAATGTTTTGGATGGAGAAGATGTCTTTAGAGTACCTGATTTTGTAACGCGCCAGTCTTTATTTTACACCGATCGTTGGTTTAAAAAAGCTTTGTTTTTGCAAACGGGATTCAATTTTAAATACTTCACAGGATACAACGCCAATGCTTACGATCCAGTTCTATCTGAATTTGTAGTACAAAACTTTGAAGAATTAGATGATTTTTTTACCGTCGATTTTTTCTTTAATATGAAAGTCAGACAAGCACGAATTTATTTGAAATATGAAAATTTAACAACTCTTTTTGAAACCAACACTAGTTTTTCTGCACCTTATTATCCGTATCGCGATGCTGTTATTCGCTTTGGATTGGTTTGGAATTTCTTTTTGTAA
- a CDS encoding calcium/sodium antiporter, whose protein sequence is MDYLLLFLGVSLLVIGGEFLVRSAVSISLKLNISKMIVGLTVVSFATSVPELFVSVFATLEGKPDFALGNVVGSNIANIGLVLGVTAIIHKLSTDKDFNRFYWPIMMLFSIFLYYFLSTEQILSAFEGLILLIGIVIYLLFLIIRTRTKKNIVIEDVDEKLKLVSYFKVIIWLLLGIIGLYYGSEWLVSGATGIALDLGVSDRVISITMVAFGTSVPELTASIMATIKKEKDLSLGNLIGSNIFNIGSVLGITALIHPLQLESTEMLNSDLIWMIAFAFVLMPLALLIPQRFYINRLKGIILLIGYMVFIFMTFFR, encoded by the coding sequence ATGGATTATCTACTGCTGTTTTTAGGCGTAAGTTTATTGGTCATAGGTGGTGAATTTCTCGTTAGATCTGCGGTTTCTATTTCCTTAAAACTCAACATTTCAAAAATGATTGTCGGCTTAACCGTGGTATCTTTTGCTACTTCAGTGCCAGAATTATTTGTAAGTGTGTTTGCGACTTTAGAAGGCAAACCAGATTTTGCCTTAGGCAATGTGGTGGGTTCAAATATTGCCAATATTGGCTTAGTTCTTGGCGTTACAGCAATCATTCATAAACTTTCAACGGACAAAGATTTTAATCGGTTTTACTGGCCAATTATGATGTTGTTTTCCATTTTTTTATACTACTTTCTATCTACAGAACAAATTTTAAGTGCTTTCGAAGGTTTGATATTACTGATCGGTATCGTCATTTATTTATTGTTTCTAATCATCAGGACACGCACCAAAAAAAACATTGTAATAGAAGATGTTGACGAAAAACTTAAATTAGTTAGTTATTTTAAGGTTATTATTTGGTTGTTGTTAGGTATTATAGGTTTATATTACGGTTCAGAATGGCTTGTGAGCGGTGCAACAGGTATTGCCTTAGACCTTGGTGTTAGTGACCGCGTCATATCCATAACTATGGTAGCTTTCGGCACTAGTGTTCCAGAATTGACCGCATCTATCATGGCGACTATCAAAAAAGAAAAAGATTTGTCACTCGGCAATCTCATCGGGTCAAATATTTTTAATATTGGCAGTGTTTTAGGCATCACGGCACTCATTCATCCATTACAACTCGAATCCACGGAAATGCTAAACTCAGACCTGATTTGGATGATAGCTTTCGCCTTTGTTTTAATGCCTTTAGCCTTGCTCATTCCTCAGCGCTTTTACATCAACCGTCTTAAAGGGATTATCCTTCTAATTGGCTATATGGTATTTATTTTTATGACGTTTTTTAGATAA
- a CDS encoding TIGR00366 family protein, with amino-acid sequence MLLAFVVQYKDMLLNLRLTPNMLNFLMLGLAFILHGNFHQFLKALKISIGDVSGILIQFPLYFGIMGMMKDSGLAINIAEFFVSISSTETLPVFTFMSAGLLNIFVPSGGGQWAIQGSIIIESSSQLNVPLPKMIMAMAYGDQITNMLQPFWALPLLAITKLKAYQILPFTLWMFLIGDLIFIFGLVFIY; translated from the coding sequence ATGCTTTTAGCCTTTGTAGTTCAGTATAAAGATATGCTTTTAAACTTGAGACTAACACCAAATATGCTCAATTTTTTGATGTTGGGCTTGGCGTTTATTTTGCACGGTAATTTTCATCAGTTTTTAAAAGCGCTTAAAATTTCAATAGGCGATGTGAGTGGTATTTTAATACAATTTCCTTTGTATTTTGGTATTATGGGCATGATGAAAGACAGCGGTTTGGCGATTAATATTGCCGAATTTTTTGTGAGTATTTCATCAACAGAAACTTTGCCTGTTTTTACATTTATGAGTGCAGGATTACTCAATATTTTTGTGCCAAGTGGTGGCGGTCAGTGGGCGATTCAAGGATCGATTATTATAGAATCATCTAGTCAACTCAATGTACCTTTGCCTAAAATGATTATGGCAATGGCTTACGGCGATCAAATCACCAATATGCTACAACCTTTTTGGGCTTTACCTTTGTTGGCTATTACTAAACTAAAAGCCTATCAAATTTTGCCTTTTACCTTGTGGATGTTTTTAATTGGCGACTTGATTTTTATCTTTGGTTTAGTATTTATCTATTAG
- the aat gene encoding leucyl/phenylalanyl-tRNA--protein transferase produces MVFLTSELWFPHPQNADESGVLAVGGDLSAERLMLAYRNGIFPWYNENEPILWWSPDQRMVLFPEKLHISKSMRPLLNQNKFKVTFNQAFEKVIAACATTPREGQDGTWLSDEMIKAYTNLHKKGFAHSVETWQDDELVGGLYGVYLKSCGVFCGESMFAHQSNASKFAFIKMVEHYKTLGLKLVDCQIYTPHLERLGAELIDRDEFLKVLRKN; encoded by the coding sequence ATGGTATTTCTCACTTCAGAATTGTGGTTTCCACATCCTCAAAACGCTGACGAATCTGGCGTTTTGGCTGTTGGCGGCGACTTGTCTGCCGAGCGGTTGATGTTGGCTTATCGCAATGGGATATTTCCTTGGTATAATGAAAATGAACCCATTTTATGGTGGTCGCCTGACCAACGCATGGTGTTGTTTCCTGAAAAACTTCACATCTCAAAATCTATGCGACCGCTTTTAAATCAAAATAAGTTTAAAGTAACTTTTAATCAAGCTTTTGAGAAAGTAATTGCCGCTTGTGCAACAACGCCCCGCGAAGGTCAAGACGGCACGTGGCTCAGTGATGAAATGATTAAGGCTTATACCAACTTACACAAAAAAGGCTTTGCCCATTCTGTTGAAACTTGGCAAGACGATGAATTGGTTGGTGGTTTATACGGCGTTTATTTAAAATCTTGTGGTGTGTTTTGTGGCGAAAGTATGTTTGCTCATCAAAGCAATGCTTCAAAATTTGCTTTTATAAAAATGGTGGAACATTACAAAACTTTAGGGCTAAAACTCGTGGATTGTCAAATATACACGCCACATTTAGAGCGACTTGGTGCAGAGTTGATAGATCGAGATGAGTTTTTAAAGGTTTTACGCAAGAACTAA
- a CDS encoding GatB/YqeY domain-containing protein, producing the protein MSLEKQVMDKMKVAMKAKDTVALTSLRSIKSEILKAKTSGDFSGEMTEAEELKLIQKLVKQRKDSAKLYQEQNRDDLAEEELNEVKILEEFLPEQMSEEAIAKEVKQIIEQTGASSMKDMGKVMGIASKQMAGKAEGAVISKIVKQELA; encoded by the coding sequence ATGAGTTTAGAAAAACAAGTGATGGACAAAATGAAGGTGGCAATGAAAGCTAAAGATACAGTAGCTTTAACTTCTTTGCGTTCTATAAAAAGTGAAATTTTGAAAGCCAAAACCAGTGGTGACTTTAGTGGTGAAATGACTGAAGCTGAAGAGCTTAAACTCATCCAAAAGTTAGTGAAACAACGCAAAGATTCCGCAAAACTCTATCAAGAGCAAAACCGAGATGATTTGGCTGAAGAAGAATTGAATGAAGTGAAAATACTTGAAGAGTTTTTGCCTGAGCAAATGAGCGAAGAGGCTATTGCTAAAGAAGTCAAGCAAATTATAGAGCAAACTGGTGCAAGTAGTATGAAAGATATGGGAAAAGTGATGGGCATTGCCAGTAAACAGATGGCTGGCAAAGCTGAAGGTGCTGTGATTTCTAAGATTGTGAAGCAAGAGTTGGCTTAG
- the dusB gene encoding tRNA dihydrouridine synthase DusB — protein sequence MVKIGNIELEDFPLLLAPMEDVSDPPFRALCKENGADVVYTEFISSEGLIRDATKSVIKLDIYEKERPVGIQIFGANLEAMLKSVEIVEKTQPDIIDINFGCPVKKVVSKGAGAGILKDIDLMVSLTKAMVMHTKIPITVKTRLGWDHDSIKIVEVAERLQDVGCQAISIHGRTRAQMYKGNADWRPIAEVKNNPRMHIPVFGNGDVNTPERAVEMRDKFGLDGAMIGRASIGYPWFFNEVKHYFKTGEHLPSPTIAERVDVAKRHLQMSVDWKGEKLGILETRRHYTNYFRGIPNFKPYRKTLVTSESLNQIYETLDEVKQVFKETEFLV from the coding sequence ATGGTAAAAATCGGCAACATAGAATTAGAGGATTTTCCTTTGCTTCTCGCTCCTATGGAAGACGTGAGTGATCCACCATTTCGAGCCTTGTGCAAAGAAAATGGGGCTGATGTGGTTTATACAGAGTTTATTTCTTCTGAAGGTTTAATCAGAGATGCCACCAAAAGTGTTATAAAACTTGATATTTACGAAAAAGAGAGACCAGTTGGTATTCAAATATTTGGAGCAAATTTAGAGGCTATGCTCAAATCGGTTGAAATCGTTGAGAAAACACAACCTGATATTATTGACATCAATTTTGGTTGTCCAGTAAAAAAAGTCGTTTCCAAAGGTGCTGGTGCTGGCATTCTCAAAGATATAGACTTGATGGTTTCGCTCACCAAAGCCATGGTCATGCATACCAAAATCCCCATAACTGTTAAAACACGCTTGGGCTGGGATCACGATTCTATCAAAATAGTTGAAGTTGCCGAACGATTGCAAGATGTAGGTTGCCAAGCCATATCTATTCACGGCAGAACTCGAGCTCAAATGTATAAAGGCAATGCCGATTGGCGTCCCATTGCAGAAGTCAAAAACAATCCAAGGATGCATATTCCAGTTTTTGGCAACGGTGATGTTAATACACCTGAACGTGCTGTAGAGATGCGAGATAAATTTGGCTTAGACGGTGCTATGATTGGTCGAGCAAGTATTGGTTATCCTTGGTTTTTTAATGAAGTAAAACATTACTTTAAAACGGGAGAACACCTACCATCGCCTACAATTGCTGAGCGTGTTGATGTCGCCAAAAGACACTTACAAATGTCTGTTGACTGGAAAGGCGAAAAATTAGGAATTCTTGAAACAAGACGACATTACACCAATTATTTTAGAGGTATTCCAAATTTTAAGCCTTATCGCAAAACACTTGTAACCTCTGAAAGCCTCAATCAAATTTATGAAACTTTAGATGAAGTAAAACAGGTTTTTAAAGAAACTGAATTTTTGGTTTAA
- a CDS encoding DUF3365 domain-containing protein: MKYLILLLVVSILSCKSDKQPKTDYKALNSKSTMSESQASKAYELMKTQCYTCHNPETEQDNLIAPPMIAVKMHYLRDDTTEDEFTQSILNFVNKPTKEKSKMKGAVKRFGVMPYQKFNEADIKAIASYMFNYKLDKPEWFDEHLKEGRMSPFKQKGKQLQMQKRKGPKQKGMNIAMATKKELGKNLMKALNEKGATNAVEFCNLKAIPITSEKEEQFNAKIKRASDRPRNPNNLATTREEIYINTFKEMIAKGESPEPIIEKNNGKFDFYYPIVTNSMCLKCHGEVGKTIKSETYKTIKLKYPEDKAIGYDVNQVRGIWHIEF, encoded by the coding sequence ATGAAATATCTCATTCTTTTATTAGTCGTATCAATCTTATCCTGCAAGTCTGATAAACAACCAAAAACAGACTACAAAGCCTTAAATTCAAAAAGTACAATGAGTGAAAGTCAAGCTTCTAAAGCTTATGAACTTATGAAAACACAATGCTATACCTGTCATAATCCTGAAACAGAGCAAGATAACCTTATAGCACCACCTATGATAGCTGTTAAAATGCATTATCTGCGTGATGATACAACTGAGGATGAATTTACGCAATCAATTTTGAATTTTGTGAATAAGCCAACTAAAGAAAAATCAAAAATGAAAGGTGCAGTTAAACGTTTTGGTGTAATGCCTTATCAAAAATTTAATGAAGCTGATATTAAGGCTATTGCTTCCTATATGTTTAATTATAAGCTCGATAAACCCGAATGGTTTGATGAGCATCTTAAAGAAGGAAGAATGTCGCCTTTTAAGCAAAAAGGGAAACAACTTCAAATGCAAAAAAGAAAAGGACCAAAACAAAAAGGCATGAATATAGCAATGGCTACAAAAAAAGAATTGGGCAAAAACTTAATGAAAGCCCTAAATGAAAAAGGAGCAACCAATGCTGTAGAATTTTGCAATTTAAAAGCCATACCTATCACCTCAGAAAAAGAAGAACAATTTAATGCTAAAATTAAACGTGCCTCTGACCGACCTCGGAATCCTAATAACTTGGCTACAACAAGAGAAGAAATCTATATAAACACTTTTAAAGAAATGATAGCTAAAGGTGAAAGCCCTGAACCTATCATAGAAAAAAACAATGGCAAATTTGATTTTTATTATCCTATTGTTACCAACAGTATGTGCCTAAAATGTCATGGAGAGGTTGGTAAAACCATAAAATCTGAAACCTACAAAACCATTAAACTTAAATATCCAGAAGATAAAGCGATTGGTTATGATGTTAACCAAGTTAGAGGGATTTGGCATATTGAGTTTTAA
- the hemH gene encoding ferrochelatase, whose protein sequence is MKGVLMVNLGSPKSTDPKDVKRYLGEFLMDERVIDLPYVLRAILVNGIILNTRPKQSAKSYEKIWWDEGSPLIVLSERLQEKIDAFTQVPIALAMRYGEPSIHQGFQELHDKGVDEVLLLPLYPQFAMATTETILVLAEKLRDEYFSEMNLTTIPPFYNHPDYINVLSASIYQKIKDLDYHHLLFSYHGVPERHIRKSDITKSHCKIDDSCCQTPSKAHQFCYRHQCYETTRLVAQTLKLKENTYSTSFQSRLGFDPWLKPYTDRTIERLALEGSENIAIVTPAFVSDCLETLEEIAMQGKELFYENGGKNFTFIPCLNDRQDWVKTLSRWIDEWATQKQPNPKTV, encoded by the coding sequence ATGAAAGGTGTTTTGATGGTAAATCTAGGCTCGCCAAAATCAACAGATCCTAAAGATGTAAAACGATATTTGGGTGAATTTTTAATGGACGAACGCGTGATAGATTTGCCTTACGTTTTAAGGGCAATTTTAGTCAATGGCATTATTCTCAATACACGGCCAAAGCAATCGGCCAAATCCTATGAAAAAATATGGTGGGACGAAGGTTCACCGTTGATTGTGCTTTCTGAAAGACTTCAAGAAAAAATTGATGCTTTCACACAAGTTCCTATAGCTCTGGCAATGCGCTATGGCGAACCATCCATTCATCAAGGGTTTCAAGAATTGCATGATAAAGGCGTAGATGAAGTTTTGCTTTTGCCACTTTATCCGCAATTTGCAATGGCAACGACTGAAACCATTTTGGTTTTAGCCGAAAAACTGAGAGACGAGTATTTTTCAGAGATGAACTTGACTACGATTCCACCATTTTACAATCATCCAGATTACATCAATGTCTTGTCAGCAAGCATATATCAGAAAATTAAAGATTTGGACTATCATCATTTATTATTCAGTTATCACGGCGTGCCAGAGCGACATATCAGAAAAAGCGATATCACCAAGTCGCATTGCAAAATCGATGATAGCTGTTGCCAAACACCATCAAAAGCACATCAGTTTTGCTATCGTCATCAATGTTATGAAACCACACGACTTGTAGCTCAAACTTTAAAACTAAAAGAAAATACTTATAGCACGTCGTTTCAATCTCGATTAGGCTTTGATCCTTGGCTAAAACCATATACGGATAGAACTATTGAGAGATTAGCTCTTGAAGGCTCTGAAAACATAGCAATTGTTACGCCAGCGTTTGTTTCTGATTGCTTAGAAACCTTAGAAGAAATTGCCATGCAAGGCAAAGAACTATTTTATGAAAATGGAGGTAAAAACTTTACATTTATACCGTGTTTAAACGACAGACAAGATTGGGTTAAAACCCTAAGCCGTTGGATTGACGAATGGGCTACACAAAAACAACCAAACCCAAAAACAGTATGA
- a CDS encoding lipocalin family protein — translation MKTFLLSTLVIIFISFTSCSSDDDAPSGPIVPSAVYATWNMSFFQEDGNLVTEVPCDLDIEYTFNSNGTYSKTLFTDSNNGENCEISVSFNGNCEAIEDNVIELTPSSQSFEQEVLNLRLINNNNQLEIERSATLLEVYDKN, via the coding sequence ATGAAAACCTTTCTTTTAAGCACTTTAGTTATCATTTTCATATCTTTTACATCATGTTCAAGCGATGATGATGCACCAAGTGGTCCAATAGTTCCAAGTGCGGTTTATGCTACTTGGAATATGAGTTTTTTTCAAGAGGATGGGAATTTAGTCACTGAGGTACCTTGTGATTTAGATATTGAATACACCTTTAATAGCAATGGAACTTATTCTAAAACCCTTTTTACGGATTCTAACAATGGTGAAAACTGTGAAATTTCTGTAAGTTTTAATGGCAACTGCGAAGCCATTGAAGACAATGTCATTGAGTTGACGCCATCTTCACAAAGCTTTGAGCAGGAAGTTCTAAATTTAAGATTGATAAACAATAACAATCAACTTGAAATTGAACGTTCTGCAACGCTCTTAGAAGTTTACGATAAGAATTAA